The following are encoded together in the Deltaproteobacteria bacterium genome:
- the cdaA gene encoding diadenylate cyclase CdaA: protein MNWDFLPHNDIRTVLTALVDIVVVAYLIYRILLLIRGTRAQQILVGIGLIVAGFFTANLLGLRTLSWILDNFISSFLLIVIVVFQHDIRRGLSRVGRRPFFGGSAYGQGVYIVDEITRAAETMAQDRLGAIILIEREADLSELAETGIRCDARISTGLLMQIFTPPGPLHDGAVIVQNGRISAAAVFLPLTQNPRLDPSLGTRHRAGVGATEELDAIAIIVSEERGQISIAEGGTLTRDLDSAMMRKVLQRYFGARPRPPSRRRELTGKRIIK from the coding sequence ATGAACTGGGATTTTTTACCACACAACGATATTCGCACGGTCCTCACCGCGCTTGTAGATATTGTTGTCGTTGCTTACCTTATCTATCGAATTTTATTGCTGATTCGCGGTACGCGCGCACAGCAAATATTAGTGGGCATTGGCCTTATTGTCGCTGGTTTTTTTACTGCTAACCTGCTTGGCTTGCGCACCCTGTCGTGGATCCTTGATAATTTCATCAGCTCATTCTTATTGATAGTTATAGTAGTCTTTCAGCATGATATCCGTCGTGGCCTTTCACGCGTTGGCCGCCGCCCCTTCTTTGGCGGTTCAGCTTATGGTCAAGGTGTTTATATTGTAGATGAAATAACCCGTGCTGCTGAAACCATGGCACAAGATCGCTTGGGGGCCATTATTTTAATCGAACGAGAAGCTGACCTCAGTGAGCTTGCCGAAACCGGCATTCGTTGTGATGCAAGAATTTCAACCGGCCTTTTAATGCAAATATTCACCCCTCCTGGTCCGCTTCATGATGGAGCGGTTATTGTGCAAAATGGGCGCATCTCTGCTGCTGCGGTATTTTTGCCACTCACGCAAAATCCACGCCTTGACCCATCGCTTGGCACGCGTCATCGCGCTGGTGTTGGTGCCACCGAAGAATTAGATGCTATAGCAATTATCGTCAGTGAAGAACGTGGTCAAATATCAATTGCCGAAGGAGGCACTTTAACCCGTGATCTCGACAGCGCCATGATGCGTAAAGTATTGCAACGCTACTTTGGTGCTCGTCCTCGTCCACCTTCACGCCGTCGTGAACTCACGGGCAAACGTATTATTAAGTAA
- a CDS encoding DUF4280 domain-containing protein, giving the protein MALLVIHGAQLKCSMGSAPGTLSVLPDDNTNCEDQYAATIQAYQPNTNISPFGLCRSLANPQVAAATAAANGTLTPQPCEPVTTSPWTPGSNSVKIGKQAALTPDSKCNCQYGGVIEITSPKSQKTGVA; this is encoded by the coding sequence ATGGCATTGCTAGTTATTCATGGTGCACAATTAAAATGTTCGATGGGTAGCGCACCAGGTACACTTAGTGTTTTGCCCGACGACAATACTAATTGTGAAGATCAATACGCCGCCACCATACAGGCTTATCAACCTAACACTAATATTTCGCCATTTGGTTTATGTCGGTCGCTAGCTAACCCGCAAGTCGCTGCGGCTACTGCAGCTGCTAATGGTACTTTAACCCCACAACCATGCGAGCCTGTTACTACTAGTCCGTGGACCCCAGGTTCAAACTCTGTGAAGATTGGCAAGCAAGCAGCTTTAACGCCAGACTCAAAATGTAACTGCCAATATGGTGGGGTAATTGAAATAACATCACCCAAATCGCAAAAAACGGGGGTGGCATAA
- the tssI gene encoding type VI secretion system tip protein VgrG, with protein METPDAQKALSQLRRNAYMAKGASRNWRLLPGYFFHLAGHPFEQVDHDYTVVAIEHHGEVPTANADNKFTEAYRNVFTCVPAEVAYRPATPERRVVHVAETAIVEASGSEEIYTDKHGRIKVRFYWDLSAKKKGTNSCWIRLAQPLAGAGFGFQFLPRAGSEVVVTFMHGNPDYPVITGCLFNGSNLWPWVLPGEKSRSGIRTSSTPGGWGHNELSFEDTAGAEELLLHAQRNLVEEAQQDRFVRIGGDDLTTVAGMQTQLVEQNQIMKVLGNQVSDVTLNRTDKVGGQYQVVVKNARSEHIEEDDAYNCDAAQVLNTLR; from the coding sequence GTGGAAACGCCAGACGCCCAGAAAGCTTTATCGCAATTACGGCGAAACGCCTATATGGCAAAAGGAGCTAGTCGCAATTGGCGTTTACTGCCAGGGTATTTTTTTCATCTTGCCGGACATCCTTTTGAGCAAGTTGACCACGACTATACCGTAGTCGCAATTGAGCATCATGGTGAAGTGCCAACTGCTAATGCTGATAATAAATTCACCGAGGCTTATCGCAATGTCTTTACCTGTGTACCGGCTGAAGTAGCTTATCGCCCAGCGACACCAGAGCGTCGTGTTGTTCATGTGGCTGAAACCGCGATTGTCGAAGCCAGTGGTAGTGAAGAAATTTATACTGATAAGCATGGGCGGATCAAAGTGCGTTTTTATTGGGATCTATCAGCAAAAAAGAAGGGCACAAACTCTTGTTGGATCCGTTTGGCGCAACCGTTGGCAGGTGCAGGATTCGGTTTTCAATTTTTGCCACGCGCTGGTAGCGAAGTTGTAGTTACTTTTATGCACGGCAATCCTGATTACCCTGTCATTACTGGTTGTTTATTTAATGGCAGCAATCTTTGGCCTTGGGTTTTACCAGGCGAAAAATCACGCAGCGGCATTCGTACCAGTAGTACGCCGGGTGGTTGGGGGCATAATGAGCTTTCTTTTGAAGATACGGCGGGTGCCGAGGAGTTGTTATTACATGCACAGCGAAATTTGGTCGAAGAGGCGCAGCAAGATCGCTTCGTACGTATTGGGGGTGACGATTTAACTACAGTTGCCGGTATGCAAACGCAGTTAGTTGAACAAAACCAAATCATGAAGGTGTTAGGCAACCAAGTCAGTGACGTAACACTTAATCGTACAGATAAAGTCGGCGGCCAATATCAAGTGGTGGTTAAAAATGCACGCAGCGAACATATAGAAGAAGACGATGCCTATAATTGTGATGCCGCGCAGGTACTCAATACTTTGCGCTAA
- a CDS encoding peptidoglycan-binding protein gives MMPRRYSILCANANINGGQVNLNCGGGAAAAANAQDELAQTRELKLQVHDADLNVFADKHYRLIVAGGRYEGTTDGDGYLNETIPKDASVGQLTIWIDEYPEGTQLNWPIEISDDELLPSASIEGALLRLRSLGYFNGELVAELTPEAQIAVQQFQEDNELEISGELDEATAAKLSEVYGG, from the coding sequence GTGATGCCGCGCAGGTACTCAATACTTTGCGCTAATGCTAATATTAATGGTGGTCAGGTTAATCTTAATTGTGGCGGTGGCGCGGCAGCCGCGGCTAATGCGCAAGATGAACTAGCACAAACGCGAGAGCTTAAGCTGCAAGTTCATGACGCAGATCTTAATGTTTTTGCTGATAAGCACTATCGGCTTATTGTTGCTGGCGGTAGGTATGAAGGTACTACTGATGGTGACGGCTATTTGAACGAGACTATACCAAAAGATGCAAGCGTGGGTCAGCTTACCATATGGATAGATGAATACCCCGAAGGCACGCAGCTTAATTGGCCAATTGAAATAAGTGACGATGAGTTGCTGCCGTCAGCAAGTATAGAAGGCGCATTATTGCGCTTGCGTAGCCTAGGTTATTTTAACGGCGAGCTTGTTGCAGAGCTTACTCCAGAAGCGCAAATTGCTGTGCAACAATTTCAAGAGGACAACGAACTTGAAATATCTGGTGAGCTTGATGAAGCTACGGCAGCCAAACTCAGTGAAGTCTATGGGGGTTAA
- a CDS encoding phosphoglucosamine mutase: MHKRSCKNSSAAALTLEAKLASTRKKKTSRANRERRTTHTAKNEKPRIVENIEAASNHRERRLFGTDGVRGVANVFPMTCETALALGRAVAYQARRGNHRHSIIIGKDTRLSGYMIEMAFASGVCSMGVDAVFVGPMPTPAVAFLTRDMRADAGVVISASHNPFADNGIKIFARDGFKLPDKDEIELEDYMHDEKVGKVRPTKGAVGKAFRIDDAPGRYMVGLKSVFPSALNLEGLKIVIDCANGAAYKVAPTVLKELGAAVYPINVNPDGRNINHKCGALHPQGVQSLVRRVGADIGLALDGDADRLIVVDEQGQIVDGDLLLAIGAADLLREKRLHKKTLVTTVMSNLALDKKIKKLGGHVIRTKVGDRYVVEKMRANGYNFGGEQSGHLIYLDHATTGDGMVAALKLLAVLRSQNAQMSELRKMIVPFPQALINVTVKEKRPIEELDNVQKLIRNIERTLGNDGRVMVRFSGTEPKVRVLVEGPELAQVETWAKNIADQLAKDLG; encoded by the coding sequence ATGCATAAACGTTCATGCAAAAATTCTAGCGCTGCTGCTTTAACACTAGAGGCAAAATTAGCGTCAACTCGCAAGAAAAAAACCTCACGCGCAAACCGTGAGCGGCGAACTACTCATACCGCTAAGAATGAAAAGCCACGTATAGTAGAAAATATTGAAGCTGCATCAAACCATCGCGAGCGACGCTTATTTGGCACCGATGGTGTCCGTGGTGTTGCAAATGTCTTTCCGATGACTTGTGAAACCGCACTCGCTCTTGGGCGCGCAGTGGCTTATCAAGCACGCCGTGGCAATCATCGCCATAGCATCATTATTGGCAAAGACACTCGCTTGTCTGGTTACATGATTGAAATGGCATTTGCTAGTGGCGTTTGCTCAATGGGGGTTGATGCAGTATTTGTCGGCCCAATGCCAACTCCAGCAGTTGCTTTTCTCACTCGTGATATGCGCGCTGATGCTGGTGTAGTTATTTCTGCAAGCCATAATCCATTTGCGGATAACGGTATTAAAATTTTCGCTCGCGATGGTTTTAAATTACCCGATAAAGATGAAATAGAACTTGAAGATTATATGCATGATGAAAAAGTAGGCAAAGTTCGCCCCACCAAAGGTGCCGTTGGCAAAGCCTTTCGCATTGATGATGCTCCCGGTCGTTATATGGTTGGTTTAAAAAGTGTATTTCCTTCGGCGCTAAATCTTGAAGGGTTAAAAATAGTTATCGATTGCGCTAATGGCGCTGCTTATAAAGTCGCTCCGACGGTATTAAAAGAACTTGGTGCTGCGGTTTACCCTATTAATGTCAACCCCGATGGTCGCAATATAAACCACAAATGTGGAGCCTTACATCCTCAAGGGGTTCAATCGTTAGTACGACGCGTTGGCGCAGATATTGGTTTAGCGCTTGATGGTGACGCCGACCGTTTAATTGTTGTTGATGAGCAAGGCCAAATAGTTGATGGCGATTTATTACTTGCTATCGGCGCTGCTGATTTGTTGCGTGAAAAACGGCTACACAAAAAAACTTTAGTTACTACAGTTATGTCAAACCTCGCTCTTGATAAAAAAATCAAAAAGCTTGGTGGCCATGTGATCCGTACTAAAGTGGGCGACCGCTATGTCGTCGAAAAAATGCGCGCTAATGGTTATAATTTTGGCGGTGAACAATCTGGCCACCTCATTTATCTTGATCATGCCACAACAGGCGATGGCATGGTGGCTGCACTTAAATTGCTTGCTGTTTTACGTAGCCAAAATGCTCAAATGTCAGAACTGCGAAAAATGATTGTACCATTCCCGCAGGCGTTAATTAACGTAACTGTTAAAGAAAAACGCCCAATAGAAGAACTTGATAATGTACAAAAACTTATTCGTAATATAGAGCGCACTCTGGGCAATGATGGTCGGGTTATGGTACGTTTTAGTGGCACCGAGCCTAAAGTACGAGTGCTTGTTGAAGGCCCTGAGTTGGCGCAAGTAGAAACTTGGGCTAAAAACATTGCCGATCAATTAGCAAAAGACCTTGGCTGA